CGTGGCGAATATCTTCAATCTTCAAGGACATGTTCGGTCCGTTTGCCTCTGATCAGCAAGGTTTTGGCCTGCCCCGGCCTGGAGCGGGCAATCATCAGGCTGGCCAGGATCACGGGGATGATTCCGGCCAGAACAATGGCCAGGGAAGAGCTCGAGGATTCCTTGAGCAGCCCGTCCGAAGCCAGTTCATAGGAGCGGATGGCCAGGGTGTTCAGGCCGAAGGGGCGCATCATCAAGGTGGCCGGCAGTTCCTTCATGACGTCCACGAAAACCAGCACCCCCGCCGTGAGCAGGCTGGCCCGCATGATGGGTCCGTGAACCCGGCGCAGGGTTTGCCCGGCGGTCAGCCCCAAAGTCCTGGATGCGCCGTCCATGTTCCTGGTCACCTTCTGCAGGCTGGCCTCCACGGTATTGTTGGACACGGCCAGGAACCGGACCACGTAGGCGAAAATCAGGGCCGTCCAGGTGCCCGTGAGCAGCAGGCCCGTGGAGAAGCCGAAAAGATCCCGGGCCAGACCGTCGACGGCATTGTCCAGGAAAGCGAAGGGGATCATGATGCCCAGAGCGATCACCGCGCCGGGAATGGCATACCCGAGAGACGCCGTCTGAACGGCAACGGCCGTTGCTTTTCCGGGAACAAGACGGCGCCCGTAAGCCAGGATCACAGCCGCGCCCACAGCGACCACCGCGCTGATTCCGGCCAGGGCGAGGCTCGTTCCGGCCATTTGCAGATAGCGAGAATCCACGAAATCCCAGGTTTGCCATGTCCAGACGACCATGGCCCCCACCGGAAGGATGAATCCAAAAAACACCGGAAGGAAACAGATGGAGAAGGCCAGCAGAGCCTTGGGTCCGGACAGCTGAAAGCGCGGCAACTGACGATAGTAGCCCGTGGTATGGCTGACGCGGCCCCGCCGGGACCAGCGTTCCAGCAGGATGAGCGCCAGGATGAAGAACATCAGCACGGCCCCGAGTTGGGCCGCGATGGCCGGCTGGCCCAGGCCCAGCCAAGTGCGGTAGATTCCGGTGACGAAGGTATCCACGGCGAAAAAACCCACCGTGCCGAAGTCGTTCAGCGTCTCCATCAGCGCCAGGGCCATGCCGCCGGCAACCGCCGGCCTGGCCAGGGGCAGGGCCACCTGAAAAAATGTTTGCCATGCACCCTTGCCCAGGGTCCTGCCGGCGTCCAGCACGCAGACCGACTGCTCCAGGAAGGCGGCCCGGGAAAGCATGTATACGTACGGATAGAAGACAAGGGTCATCATCACGATGGCCCCGGGCAGGGATCGGATCTGAGGGAACCAGTAGTCGGCGGCGGAACGCCAGCCGAAGAAGTCGCGCAGAAACGTCTGGATCGGGCCGCTGTATTCCAGCAGGCCGGTGTAGGTGAAGGCGATGACATAGGCCGGGATGGCCAGGGGAATCAAAAGGCTCCATTCAAAGAAGCGCCGCCAGGGAAAGCTGGTCATGGTCACCAGCCAGGCCGTGCTCACGCCCAGCAGCAGCGTTCCGGCGCCCACGCCGAGCATCAGACCAAGAGAATTGCCGACATAGCGCGGCAGGACCGTGGAGGCCAGATGCCGCCAGACCTCCCCCGAAGGCACGAAGAGGTGCGCCATGATCACCAGGATCGGTGCGGCGACGAGAAAGGCTATGCCCAGAACCGACAGCTTCCAAAAACGCAAACGTTACTCCCTGATAGACAACAAGGTTGGGTGCGAACATGGTTCGCACCCGACATGAATCACAAGCAGACCGAGCTATCTCCAGCCGGCCCGGTCCATGACGCGGACCGCCTCGGCGTTGTACTTCTCGATCAGGGACAGATTCAGATCGTCCGCCTTGAATTCTCCCATCTGGACCACGGAACCGCTGGGTTTGACATCAGGATTGACCGGATACTCGTTATTATCCCTGGCGTAAATCTCCTGCGCGGATTCACCGGAAAGAAATTCCAGCAGCGCGACGGCCTGTGGAATGTTCCGGGCGCTCTGGGTCACCCCTGCTCCACTCAAGTTCATGTGCGTGCCCCGATCGTCCTGGTTGGGCCACACCAGACTTACCTTGCGGGTCACTTCCTGGTCGGCGGGATTGTCCGATGCCAGCAGCCGGCCAAAATAATAGCTGTTGGCGATGCCCACGGCGCATTCACCGGAAGCCACGGCGCGAATCTGGGCCGTATCATTGTCTTGCGGAGTGCGGGCAAAGTTTCTGACAAATCCCCGCGCCCACTCTTCCGTCTTTTCCACGCCGTGATGGGCGATCAGCGCCGCCACCATGGACTGATTGTAGACGTTGGAGGAACTGCGCACGCAAATCACCTTTCCAAGATCCGGGTCGGCCAGGGCCTCGTAAGTGGAGATTCTCGCGGGGTCGACTCGCTCCGCGTCATAGTAGATAATCCTGGCTCGCGATGAGAGGCCGAACCACTGCCCCTCGTCGTCACGGTACTGAGCGGGAATGTTCCTCTCCAGAACGTCCGATTGAACCGACTGCAACACCCCGGCCTGTTTCGCGGCCACCAAATTGCCCACGTCCACCGTGATCAGCACGTCCGCGGGGCTGTTTCGGCCTTCACTGCGCAACCGCTCCAGCAATGCAGGCCCCTCCCCGGTCAGAAGATTGGCGGTGATTCCGGTCTGAGCGCTGAACTCATCCAGAAGCGGCTTGATCAAGTGTTCCTGACGGGCGGAATAGATGTTCACTTCGGCTGAAAAAGCGGAATGCACTCCGGGCACGACGAGAAGAAGAGTCAGCAACGAGAAGACGATGCGAAGTTTCCTCGCGGTCTTTTTCTTATTAGGCATGAAACGTTACCTCCGACTTGTTGTTGGGATTGAATTTGAATTCCTCTTTCAGCAAGAGGACAATAGTTGATAATGTTTTTCATTTTAACTGTCAATGCGCAAAGACATCAACCCACGCTGGGTTCGAGTACCAGGCCCGACTGACGTCCTTGGTGGATCATGTCCACCGGCTGATAGCCGATGCTGTTTCCGCTTGCCAGTGCGATGCCCCGCGGCAGGCAATAATCAACAGGGAGATTGGCTCACAGGGGACGGGCCTACGTCTTTCCCCTCAGGACATAGGGCTTATGTAGTTACCGGTATACCATTTACACGATTAACGGATTCCATGGTGCACGTGTCCCGGAAAAAGGGAACCGCTCTATTCGCTCAGGACGCAAAAGGATTCTCGCTGCCATAACCAAATATGCCCTGAAAAGGTGTGAAGAAATTGAACCGCAATTTCCCTGCTTCACATGCCGAGGGAGTCGTTCAGTTCCTGGAGGATGTCCGCGGCCTGGGCGTCGCTGTCGGCCGCGATCAGGTCGTCCAGCAGACGAGGATTGATGCGTTTGGCATCGTATTCGATGATCACGGACATGGCCAGCGCGTTGACCCGGACGTTGGTAACGCCTTCCGGCATTTCGGGACGGGTTTGCATCAGTTCCCGTACTTCCGGTCTGAATGCCAGAGCGGGATCGAAAATCACGCGGATTCGGCCGGGGATGTGATGCTTGACCGTCAAGTAGTGCCGCAGCGCGGCCAGATCTCGGATATTCATATGGTTCATCGGCTCCCGATCATGCCCTGAATCAAAGTCGCCTATGCGGCCCGCACCGGCACTCGAGCGGCCATCGTCAGGGCGACTCGGTCGTGCTCCGGAACAAAGCGCAGCGGGCCCGCCCAAACAGACCGCCCTTCAGGTTCCAGGTCCATGGCGTGGACCGGGAAGCCCAAGGTTTGCGATTGGTTCCCAAGGCGCGTGAATCCTGATCGTTGATTCATGGCCACAGCGATCCGGCCCCAGGCACGCGGCAAAAACTTCTCAAGGCGGTTCGTATTACGCGGTTCTTCTCGCGAAGCATGACCGTTGCGGAACGCTTCCCGCCAGCTTGGTGAAAAAGTATCGGTCATGCCCGTTGTCTTGTCGAGTCCGCGGACACCCGCCTGTTTGGCCTCGGCGACCACGTCCTCGACATATCAAAAATTAGTATGTTTCACCTAACCTATGTCACGACGCCGGATGTTGGAAAATCAACCAAGAGGTGATCATGTGTGCCTATCTCAGGTCAAACTCTTCGGAATGATCTTCTATCTGTGGTGGGTTCCGGCGCAACGTCGGTTCAGCATGTGGCCTGACCGAAGCAAGCCTTGTCTCTGAAGGAACGTTGTAGGCAAAGGATTATGCTGTCTCCCGCAGACATTTGCGCAGGGTGGAGATGCCGCAGGAATGGAGCATGTGCACCGGGATGTTCCGGCTCTTCGCGATGGCCATGGCTTCATTTTTGGCTTGATGGGACACCTTGTTGGTGAATATGATGATCATCTTGCTTTCGCCGAGCTGATTGGCAATGGAATTCTCCTTGCCCGTGAATATCTTCAATTGAACGCCGGCCTGCTTCGCCGTCTGCAGGTAATTGCTTTTCAAGCGGTCCATTCCTCCGATAAGTGTCGCGCACATCGTGGTTTCTCCTGAAGCCAAAAATGACATAGAAATCAAAATTCATTATCAACAAATGACGCCATGTATCCTCAATCGCATGAACTGATCATCTGCCAAGCCCCGGCGAAAGCTGTTCCAGTACTGCGCGACCGAGAGAATTCTCCTTGCCCTGAACGCACTTGCAGACCTTGCATTTCCCGGAACAATTGCACCTGTGCAACGGCTTGGATTTGATGACGCGATGCCCTTCCATGGCCATGAGCCTTCCCTTCTTGCCCTTGAAGTAGATTCTGGAATTCACGTCGGTATCCTTCAAGCCGGCATGCAGAATTTCCGTAGCCGGCGGCTCGATATGTGCCAACCCATCAGTATTGATGAACATTCGATGATGTTCCGCAGCCGCTTCCCGCAGAACTTGGGCCAGTGATGAGGCGGATTGCTGATCAAAAATTCCTTCCAGCTGAACATGCAGATTGCCCCTGCTTTTCCTGGTTTGCATCCGAAATTGCGTGTTCATATGCTTCCTCGCTTCGTTAAATTTTTAATATATCAAAACTTTCTCATTCCAGAGCGACTCATCAACCACATGTCTCATACGATGATTTTTCATGAGCACGGAATTAATGATATAGATATTGATTTCTTTTATCAAGTATAAATTTGTGTATTGTTTGCTCCAGCGGATAAACCTTCGGATTTTTATTCTTAAAATATATAACGCTCGGGGACAGACTCCCTGGGACCGCCGCCCCCCATGCAGACAGCCAAATCCGTGCCACAATGGGGTGCGGTGGTCCCAGGTACGGGGCCGGATATGTTATGATGCGTTGCGCTGATGCACCAGGACTTTACTGCACGCTAATGTGCAAAGGATGGATCGATCAGCGCGTAGCAAAATCTCTTACACCAGCAATCGCTTCCTGTACCCATACAAATGATAGCTCAAGAATCCGAGGAACAACGTGCCGCTGGCAATGTGCGCGTCCTCGCGGTCCAGGAGCGCAAAGGTCAGGGCCAGACCGAGGCTGCCCAGCATGCCACGTTTGGCAATGGTCATATACGGCT
The sequence above is drawn from the Desulfonatronum thiosulfatophilum genome and encodes:
- a CDS encoding ABC transporter permease, with amino-acid sequence MRFWKLSVLGIAFLVAAPILVIMAHLFVPSGEVWRHLASTVLPRYVGNSLGLMLGVGAGTLLLGVSTAWLVTMTSFPWRRFFEWSLLIPLAIPAYVIAFTYTGLLEYSGPIQTFLRDFFGWRSAADYWFPQIRSLPGAIVMMTLVFYPYVYMLSRAAFLEQSVCVLDAGRTLGKGAWQTFFQVALPLARPAVAGGMALALMETLNDFGTVGFFAVDTFVTGIYRTWLGLGQPAIAAQLGAVLMFFILALILLERWSRRGRVSHTTGYYRQLPRFQLSGPKALLAFSICFLPVFFGFILPVGAMVVWTWQTWDFVDSRYLQMAGTSLALAGISAVVAVGAAVILAYGRRLVPGKATAVAVQTASLGYAIPGAVIALGIMIPFAFLDNAVDGLARDLFGFSTGLLLTGTWTALIFAYVVRFLAVSNNTVEASLQKVTRNMDGASRTLGLTAGQTLRRVHGPIMRASLLTAGVLVFVDVMKELPATLMMRPFGLNTLAIRSYELASDGLLKESSSSSLAIVLAGIIPVILASLMIARSRPGQAKTLLIRGKRTEHVLED
- a CDS encoding Fe(3+) ABC transporter substrate-binding protein, whose product is MPNKKKTARKLRIVFSLLTLLLVVPGVHSAFSAEVNIYSARQEHLIKPLLDEFSAQTGITANLLTGEGPALLERLRSEGRNSPADVLITVDVGNLVAAKQAGVLQSVQSDVLERNIPAQYRDDEGQWFGLSSRARIIYYDAERVDPARISTYEALADPDLGKVICVRSSSNVYNQSMVAALIAHHGVEKTEEWARGFVRNFARTPQDNDTAQIRAVASGECAVGIANSYYFGRLLASDNPADQEVTRKVSLVWPNQDDRGTHMNLSGAGVTQSARNIPQAVALLEFLSGESAQEIYARDNNEYPVNPDVKPSGSVVQMGEFKADDLNLSLIEKYNAEAVRVMDRAGWR
- a CDS encoding HMA2 domain-containing protein — its product is MNIRDLAALRHYLTVKHHIPGRIRVIFDPALAFRPEVRELMQTRPEMPEGVTNVRVNALAMSVIIEYDAKRINPRLLDDLIAADSDAQAADILQELNDSLGM
- a CDS encoding DUF2325 domain-containing protein, encoding MCATLIGGMDRLKSNYLQTAKQAGVQLKIFTGKENSIANQLGESKMIIIFTNKVSHQAKNEAMAIAKSRNIPVHMLHSCGISTLRKCLRETA